A DNA window from Haliovirga abyssi contains the following coding sequences:
- a CDS encoding HD domain-containing phosphohydrolase, giving the protein MKKNKLKEINISLFEFILEFAEIFNFIDGEIHGHSYDVAYIVMRIVEKMDFNNNEKLEIVLAALLHDIGVLKENEMKDLMNFEVANTQRHEKIGFFLLNNYRPFKTVAYIVRHHHIKWNEKILDEDIHIGSYIISLADRFAILINGDKNYYKKKTEILDIINKEKGKMFSPELVDILNELVTKEEFWLNIVYGDKKNIIYENYKDKVTKTGLKDILSLGKIISFFTDSRDRFTAIHSTGVAYVAGKLAKILNYSERDQEYFLLAGFLHDIGKVAIPIEIIDKKSALTNCEFETIKSHTYHTYRILDRIKGFDEIAKIAAYHHEKLNGKGYPFGLKGEEITKEARIMAVADVFTALSEKRPYRDRMGKEKIIEILESMGKDNHLDKEIVNKVKENYENLEKINIEVQKEVLEELKIIDEFIY; this is encoded by the coding sequence ATGAAAAAGAATAAATTAAAAGAAATAAATATTTCTTTATTTGAATTTATATTGGAGTTTGCAGAAATATTTAATTTTATAGATGGAGAAATTCATGGTCATAGTTACGATGTAGCTTATATAGTGATGAGAATAGTAGAAAAAATGGACTTTAATAATAACGAAAAGTTAGAAATAGTATTAGCTGCTTTATTACATGATATAGGAGTTTTAAAAGAGAATGAAATGAAAGATTTAATGAATTTTGAAGTTGCAAATACTCAGCGACATGAAAAAATAGGCTTTTTTCTATTAAACAACTATAGACCATTTAAAACTGTAGCTTATATAGTTAGACATCACCATATAAAATGGAATGAAAAAATATTAGATGAAGATATCCATATTGGGAGCTATATAATTAGTCTTGCAGATAGATTTGCTATTTTAATAAATGGAGATAAAAACTATTACAAGAAAAAAACAGAAATTTTAGATATAATAAATAAAGAAAAAGGAAAAATGTTTTCTCCTGAATTAGTTGATATTTTAAATGAATTAGTTACAAAAGAGGAGTTTTGGCTGAATATAGTATATGGAGATAAAAAAAATATTATTTATGAAAATTATAAGGATAAAGTTACCAAAACTGGTTTAAAAGATATTTTGAGTTTGGGTAAAATCATATCTTTTTTTACAGATTCAAGAGATAGATTTACAGCAATTCATAGTACAGGAGTAGCATATGTGGCAGGAAAATTAGCTAAAATTCTGAACTATAGTGAAAGAGATCAAGAATATTTCTTATTAGCTGGATTTTTACATGATATAGGGAAAGTGGCAATTCCCATTGAAATTATAGACAAAAAAAGTGCATTAACAAATTGTGAATTTGAAACGATAAAGAGTCACACTTATCATACCTATAGAATACTTGATAGAATAAAAGGGTTTGATGAGATAGCAAAAATAGCAGCTTACCATCATGAAAAATTAAACGGAAAAGGGTACCCTTTTGGATTAAAAGGAGAAGAGATAACAAAAGAAGCTAGAATAATGGCTGTAGCAGACGTGTTTACGGCGCTATCTGAAAAAAGACCATATAGAGATAGAATGGGGAAAGAAAAAATAATAGAAATATTGGAAAGTATGGGGAAAGATAATCATTTAGACAAAGAGATAGTTAATAAAGTAAAGGAAAATTATGAAAATCTTGAAAAAATAAATATAGAAGTACAAAAAGAAGTTTTAGAAGAATTAAAAATAATAGATGAATTTATTTATTAA
- the pgeF gene encoding peptidoglycan editing factor PgeF — translation MFEECNNYYKIDEFEKNGVKAIYTKKNVGNLAYYTAETNEELKQVKDNRDKILLDIGAGNRKLFYAKQIHSDKIKIIRNTDIAKEYDGYDGFITNRNDVVILMHYADCLPIYFYDKSKKIIGICHAGWKGSYKNIGLKLINMMKKEFGSELKDVLIGLGIGIKGCCYETGKEIYEKFNNQFNNSIIEKSFDIRNDKIYFDLEEFNYNLFLEYGIKPENIIKSEMCTYCNEDFFSYRKDADKRGRNGAFIFL, via the coding sequence ATGTTTGAAGAGTGTAATAATTATTACAAAATAGATGAATTTGAAAAAAATGGAGTAAAAGCTATATACACAAAAAAAAATGTTGGTAACTTAGCATATTATACAGCAGAAACAAATGAAGAATTAAAACAAGTAAAAGATAACAGGGATAAAATTTTATTAGATATAGGTGCAGGTAACAGAAAATTATTTTACGCAAAACAAATACATTCTGATAAAATTAAAATAATAAGAAACACAGACATTGCAAAAGAATATGATGGTTATGATGGATTTATAACAAATAGAAATGATGTTGTAATACTTATGCATTATGCAGATTGTCTGCCAATATATTTTTATGATAAATCAAAAAAAATAATTGGTATTTGTCATGCAGGTTGGAAAGGAAGTTATAAAAATATTGGGTTAAAATTAATAAATATGATGAAAAAAGAGTTTGGATCTGAATTAAAAGATGTTTTAATAGGATTAGGAATTGGGATAAAAGGATGTTGTTATGAAACTGGGAAAGAGATATATGAAAAATTTAATAATCAATTTAATAATAGTATAATAGAAAAAAGCTTTGATATTAGAAATGATAAAATATATTTTGATTTAGAAGAATTTAATTATAATTTATTTTTAGAATATGGAATTAAACCTGAAAATATAATAAAATCGGAGATGTGTACTTATTGCAATGAAGATTTTTTCTCATATAGAAAAGATGCAGATAAAAGAGGAAGAAATGGAGCTTTTATTTTTTTATAG
- the nifS gene encoding cysteine desulfurase NifS yields the protein MLPYFVDNYGNPSSIHRVGQKVRKKIEDSRDIISNLLKINPNELIFTSCGTESNNIAIKGVARAYKNRGKHIITSVIEHPSVLNTCKALEKEGFEVSYIPIDDKGIVNLEKLKEAIREDTILISIMHGNNEIGTVQPIKEIGAIAKENKIFFHVDAVQTIGKMELNIKENNISLLSFSGHKFYGPKGIGGLYVKNGIKLEKVLTGGHQERNRRPGTENVASIVGMTKALELSYENMEEESKREKELRNYFEEEIVKKIPELILNGDREKRLPGTSSVTIKFVEGESILLNLDFKGIAVSSGSACTSGSLEPSHVVLALGVPMEHAHGTIRFSLGRYNTKEEVDYVLEVLPPIVEKIRSMSPFWNN from the coding sequence ATGCTTCCTTATTTTGTAGATAACTATGGGAATCCTTCAAGTATTCATAGAGTAGGGCAAAAAGTAAGAAAAAAAATAGAAGATTCTAGAGATATAATATCAAATTTATTAAAAATAAATCCTAATGAATTAATATTTACATCTTGTGGGACCGAATCTAATAATATAGCAATAAAAGGAGTGGCAAGAGCTTATAAAAATAGAGGGAAACATATAATTACTTCTGTAATAGAGCATCCATCTGTTTTAAATACGTGTAAAGCATTAGAAAAAGAGGGGTTTGAAGTTAGCTATATTCCAATTGATGACAAAGGAATAGTAAACTTAGAAAAATTAAAAGAAGCTATAAGAGAAGATACTATTTTGATTTCAATAATGCATGGGAATAATGAGATAGGAACTGTACAACCTATAAAAGAGATAGGTGCTATAGCAAAAGAAAATAAAATATTTTTTCATGTAGATGCAGTTCAAACAATAGGAAAAATGGAATTAAATATAAAAGAAAATAATATATCACTGTTATCATTTTCAGGTCATAAATTTTATGGGCCTAAAGGTATTGGTGGATTATATGTTAAAAATGGAATAAAATTAGAAAAAGTTTTAACTGGTGGGCATCAAGAAAGAAATAGAAGACCAGGAACAGAAAATGTAGCTAGTATTGTAGGAATGACAAAAGCACTTGAATTATCATATGAAAATATGGAAGAAGAATCTAAAAGAGAAAAAGAATTAAGAAATTATTTTGAAGAAGAAATCGTAAAAAAGATACCAGAATTAATTTTAAATGGAGATAGAGAAAAAAGATTGCCTGGAACGTCAAGTGTTACTATAAAATTTGTAGAGGGAGAATCTATTTTATTAAATTTAGATTTTAAAGGTATTGCAGTAAGTTCAGGCTCAGCTTGTACATCAGGTTCGTTAGAACCATCTCATGTTGTACTAGCATTAGGAGTTCCTATGGAACATGCTCATGGTACAATAAGATTTAGTCTTGGAAGATATAATACAAAAGAAGAGGTAGATTATGTTTTGGAAGTTTTACCACCAATTGTAGAAAAAATAAGAAGCATGTCACCATTTTGGAATAATTAA
- the nifU gene encoding Fe-S cluster assembly scaffold protein NifU yields the protein MYSEKVIDHFSNPRNVGKIENPDGYGKVGNAACGDVMEIFLKIEEDKIKDVKFRTFGCAAAIATSSMSTEMILNKPVEEALKLTNKAVAEALDGLPAKKMHCSVLAEEGIQSAIEDYMSKKDKS from the coding sequence ATGTATTCAGAGAAAGTTATAGATCATTTTTCAAATCCGAGAAATGTTGGAAAAATTGAAAATCCTGATGGTTATGGAAAGGTTGGAAATGCAGCATGTGGAGATGTTATGGAAATATTTTTAAAAATAGAAGAGGACAAAATAAAAGATGTGAAATTTAGGACTTTTGGATGTGCAGCAGCAATAGCTACATCATCTATGTCAACAGAAATGATATTAAATAAACCTGTAGAGGAAGCTTTGAAATTAACTAATAAAGCAGTGGCAGAAGCTTTGGATGGGCTTCCAGCAAAAAAAATGCATTGTTCAGTATTAGCAGAAGAAGGTATACAATCTGCTATTGAAGATTATATGAGTAAAAAAGATAAGTCGTAA
- a CDS encoding D-alanyl-D-alanine carboxypeptidase family protein gives MKRISVILLLLLTIFSISYSNTNYVARILTDQNGNFIEGENITLKHPLASLTKMMTILVAIDEVEQGKIAYTDMVKVSRRADRTGGSSAYLKAGEKISLSDLMKAVIVRSGNDAAIAIAEYIAGSEDKFVKLMNEKAKELGMIDTNFYTATGLTKDMTGKNLDKSTVKDIAILSSVLLKKDVFMKDADKAKITISKRRKFANRNKLIGKVKGVDGLKTGHHSKAQYNVAITVKRDGLRFIVVSFGSPTEKIRDKEVTKYIDYAYKTYEKVKIASKGDFAIEIKVKDAVNRKIPLYLGRDIYGIIDKEKKWNFYKVAYIPKEVTAPVKANEKIGVISVKYRSRVIDEVPLVSKIDIKKISGFRNFLRIITFNLF, from the coding sequence GTGAAGAGAATAAGTGTGATTTTATTATTACTATTAACAATATTTTCAATTTCATATTCAAATACAAATTATGTGGCTAGGATTTTAACAGATCAAAATGGGAATTTTATTGAGGGAGAAAACATAACATTAAAGCATCCATTAGCTTCACTTACAAAAATGATGACAATATTAGTAGCTATAGATGAAGTAGAACAAGGGAAAATTGCATATACTGATATGGTAAAAGTATCAAGGAGAGCAGATAGAACCGGAGGAAGTAGTGCTTATCTAAAAGCTGGAGAAAAGATATCTTTATCAGACTTAATGAAAGCAGTTATTGTACGTTCTGGAAATGATGCAGCAATAGCAATAGCAGAATATATAGCAGGAAGCGAAGATAAATTTGTAAAATTAATGAATGAAAAAGCAAAAGAATTAGGGATGATAGATACAAATTTTTATACAGCAACAGGATTAACAAAAGATATGACTGGTAAAAATTTAGATAAATCAACAGTAAAAGATATTGCAATACTTTCAAGTGTGTTATTGAAAAAAGATGTTTTTATGAAAGACGCAGATAAAGCAAAAATAACAATATCAAAAAGAAGAAAGTTTGCAAATAGAAATAAATTAATAGGAAAAGTAAAAGGTGTAGATGGATTAAAAACGGGTCATCATTCAAAAGCACAATATAATGTAGCGATTACAGTAAAAAGAGATGGATTGAGATTTATAGTGGTTTCATTTGGTTCGCCAACAGAGAAAATTAGAGATAAAGAAGTTACAAAATACATTGATTATGCATATAAAACATATGAAAAAGTTAAAATAGCTTCAAAAGGAGACTTTGCAATAGAAATAAAAGTAAAAGATGCAGTAAATAGAAAAATACCATTATATTTAGGCAGAGATATTTATGGAATTATAGATAAAGAAAAAAAATGGAATTTTTATAAAGTGGCATATATTCCAAAAGAGGTAACAGCTCCAGTAAAAGCTAATGAAAAAATAGGAGTTATTTCTGTTAAATATAGAAGTAGAGTTATAGATGAAGTGCCTTTAGTATCAAAAATAGATATAAAGAAAATATCTGGATTTAGAAATTTTTTAAGAATTATAACTTTTAATCTGTTTTAG
- a CDS encoding biotin--[acetyl-CoA-carboxylase] ligase, whose protein sequence is MDLTILEKIDSTNKYLKEKKYKKNWEIVMAKEQTAGKGRRGKVWNSNKGGAWFSFCFAEDKYLSKTEYGKIPLIAGLAVIKGLEEIEKLNYKIKWPNDVYVGKRKISGILLEKSGDFFIVGIGINVNNVDFGEFKDIGISLNKITDKIYNIEKLVMLVASKFKKEYYRFLRGEWEEILLEIKEKNYLKNRVVEVMVNSEVIKGEVIGINNSAELCIKKNNEIYEIKSGEIRIVYTNN, encoded by the coding sequence ATGGATTTGACAATATTAGAAAAAATAGATTCTACAAATAAATATTTAAAAGAAAAAAAATATAAAAAAAATTGGGAAATAGTAATGGCTAAAGAGCAAACTGCAGGTAAAGGACGTAGAGGTAAAGTTTGGAATTCTAATAAGGGAGGAGCATGGTTTAGTTTTTGTTTTGCAGAAGATAAATATCTATCTAAAACTGAATATGGAAAGATTCCATTAATAGCTGGATTAGCAGTAATAAAAGGACTAGAGGAGATAGAAAAATTAAATTATAAAATAAAATGGCCTAATGATGTATATGTAGGAAAAAGGAAAATTTCTGGAATTTTATTGGAAAAATCAGGAGATTTTTTTATAGTTGGAATTGGAATAAATGTTAATAATGTTGATTTTGGCGAATTTAAAGATATAGGAATTTCATTAAATAAAATAACTGATAAAATTTATAATATAGAAAAATTAGTAATGTTGGTAGCTTCAAAATTTAAAAAAGAATATTATAGATTTTTAAGAGGAGAATGGGAAGAGATTTTATTAGAAATAAAAGAAAAAAATTATTTAAAAAATCGAGTGGTAGAAGTTATGGTAAATAGTGAAGTTATAAAAGGAGAAGTAATAGGAATTAATAATAGTGCAGAATTATGTATTAAGAAGAATAATGAAATATATGAAATAAAAAGCGGAGAAATTAGAATAGTATACACTAATAATTAA
- a CDS encoding helix-hairpin-helix domain-containing protein translates to MKENNKKLLYIIILILIGAIGLKFFENKSDEKDINIRKLKTYKVDYHKKFNKGKLDINKVSEKELIDRGMSEKMAYNIIKYRGIVGNILKIDELTRVKGIGVKRVEKLRDIIFVDNKDLKPKMININKVNEEALKYFGFSKKEIGNIIKWRKNNGSIYSNMDLIEIIGEKRYYEISDRVDYLE, encoded by the coding sequence ATGAAAGAAAACAATAAAAAACTATTGTATATAATAATTTTAATTTTGATTGGAGCAATTGGATTAAAATTTTTCGAAAACAAGTCAGATGAAAAAGATATAAATATAAGAAAATTAAAAACTTATAAAGTCGATTATCACAAAAAATTCAATAAAGGAAAGTTAGATATAAATAAAGTTTCAGAAAAAGAGTTGATAGATAGAGGAATGTCAGAAAAAATGGCATATAATATTATAAAATATAGGGGAATTGTTGGGAATATATTAAAAATAGATGAACTTACAAGAGTTAAGGGTATTGGAGTAAAAAGAGTAGAAAAACTAAGAGATATTATTTTTGTGGATAATAAAGATTTGAAACCAAAGATGATAAATATAAATAAAGTCAATGAAGAAGCTTTGAAATATTTTGGGTTTAGCAAAAAAGAGATAGGGAATATTATAAAATGGAGAAAAAATAACGGGAGTATATATTCGAATATGGACTTGATTGAGATAATAGGAGAGAAAAGGTATTATGAGATATC